A region of Nostoc sp. 'Peltigera membranacea cyanobiont' N6 DNA encodes the following proteins:
- a CDS encoding CAAD domain-containing protein: protein METGQQQRESINTSLSQGRLAIEGVDTENLPKLPPASEPESQWQQIGRQVSHFLEQLPEYLGSFFKEYKQPLITFALIWAAIVTAKIVLTLLDAINDIPLLSPLLELVGIGYTSWFISRYLLKVSTRQELADEIQSLKNQFLGE, encoded by the coding sequence ATGGAAACCGGACAACAGCAACGTGAATCCATCAACACCTCCTTATCACAAGGTAGGCTAGCAATTGAAGGTGTTGATACTGAAAACTTACCAAAATTACCACCAGCTTCTGAACCTGAATCTCAATGGCAGCAAATTGGGAGGCAGGTTTCTCACTTTTTAGAGCAATTACCCGAATATTTAGGTAGCTTTTTTAAGGAATATAAACAGCCTCTAATAACTTTTGCTTTAATTTGGGCAGCAATTGTTACAGCCAAAATAGTATTAACACTATTGGATGCAATCAATGATATTCCACTACTATCACCGCTACTTGAATTAGTTGGAATTGGTTACACAAGTTGGTTTATTTCCCGTTATCTATTGAAGGTTTCAACTCGGCAAGAATTAGCCGATGAAATTCAATCTCTAAAAAACCAATTTCTGGGCGAATAA
- a CDS encoding BON domain-containing protein encodes MQKLTPFLISGLLVFGVAACDNASKTSESAPNNPNEAPQTPTAKITQASQQDAQSEVRRKQLDADIRAREQRNNTTGGDTQRAKGDLSSEVRSKLEANIPKGQLTVNATKDGVVTIGGTVSNQQELAKIEKLAKEIKGVKTVVVKATVAPPKN; translated from the coding sequence ATGCAAAAGCTTACCCCCTTCTTAATTAGCGGTCTTTTAGTTTTTGGTGTTGCTGCTTGTGATAACGCTTCTAAAACAAGTGAATCTGCACCCAATAATCCTAATGAGGCTCCCCAAACACCAACTGCAAAAATAACACAAGCTTCTCAACAAGACGCGCAAAGTGAAGTTCGCAGAAAACAACTTGATGCTGATATTCGCGCCCGCGAACAGCGTAATAATACAACTGGTGGCGATACACAAAGAGCCAAAGGAGACTTATCAAGTGAAGTTCGCTCCAAATTAGAAGCTAACATCCCCAAAGGTCAACTAACAGTTAATGCCACAAAGGATGGAGTTGTGACTATTGGAGGAACTGTCAGCAATCAGCAGGAGTTGGCTAAAATTGAAAAATTAGCGAAGGAAATCAAAGGTGTCAAAACTGTAGTTGTTAAAGCAACTGTTGCCCCACCAAAAAACTGA
- a CDS encoding histidine kinase, producing the protein MVVGVHKRGVGVFSNRRDVEHALHELKKVGFDMNRVSVITQDGDKDDIAGAEVRDRVGDKSDDGAKLGAATGGALGGLTGLLVGLGTLAIPGIGPIMLAGAAATTLATTLAGAGIGAVAGSLLGALIGLGIPEERARVYDERVRRGHYLVILDGTDTEIARAEAILHQQGVEEFGIYDNPDARNADYVAPTPNVNAAHTGVAKRAIGVFSHRRDAETALTELRDAGFPLSRVSIIAKDANGQGIAGVDVDRNVGTGNKADDGAKAGAATGGVVGGLTGLLVGLGTLAIPGIGPVIAGGAVATALATTLAGGAIGAAAGSIVGALVGLGIPEDRARVYSDRFQKGDYLVIIDGTEAEIHQAEKILKHRGIEEFAIYDATEISEHRPGLDRVTHHDTAAVNSGTSYSTQTDRDDPSVVIVDRRDEVL; encoded by the coding sequence ATGGTTGTGGGTGTACATAAACGTGGTGTAGGTGTATTCTCTAATCGCCGAGATGTAGAACACGCGCTACATGAATTAAAAAAAGTCGGTTTTGACATGAACAGAGTCTCTGTCATTACGCAAGATGGAGACAAAGATGATATTGCTGGGGCTGAAGTGCGCGATCGCGTCGGTGATAAATCTGACGATGGCGCTAAACTAGGAGCCGCTACTGGCGGTGCTTTGGGCGGATTAACTGGCTTATTAGTCGGTCTTGGAACTTTGGCAATTCCTGGAATCGGGCCAATTATGCTGGCTGGAGCCGCAGCAACAACCTTAGCTACAACTCTCGCAGGTGCTGGTATTGGTGCAGTAGCAGGTAGTTTGCTCGGTGCATTAATTGGTCTAGGAATTCCTGAAGAACGAGCTAGAGTCTACGACGAACGTGTGAGACGAGGACACTATTTAGTTATCCTTGATGGCACAGATACAGAAATCGCTAGAGCAGAAGCAATTCTCCATCAGCAGGGTGTCGAAGAGTTTGGCATTTACGACAACCCAGATGCTAGAAATGCTGATTATGTTGCTCCAACCCCTAATGTTAATGCGGCTCATACTGGTGTTGCTAAACGCGCGATTGGAGTCTTTTCTCATCGCCGAGATGCGGAAACAGCACTTACAGAATTACGAGATGCAGGTTTTCCTTTAAGTAGAGTCTCCATCATAGCCAAAGATGCAAACGGTCAGGGAATCGCTGGTGTAGATGTAGATAGAAACGTTGGTACAGGTAATAAAGCAGACGATGGTGCAAAAGCTGGAGCAGCTACAGGCGGAGTCGTAGGTGGCTTGACTGGCTTATTAGTTGGACTTGGAACTCTAGCAATTCCTGGAATCGGGCCTGTGATTGCTGGTGGTGCAGTAGCAACAGCTTTGGCGACAACCTTAGCTGGTGGTGCGATCGGTGCGGCGGCTGGCAGTATTGTTGGCGCACTTGTTGGCTTAGGGATTCCTGAAGATAGAGCGCGAGTTTATAGCGATCGCTTCCAAAAAGGCGACTACTTGGTAATTATCGATGGTACCGAAGCTGAAATCCACCAAGCTGAAAAGATTCTCAAACATCGGGGAATTGAAGAGTTTGCGATCTATGATGCCACTGAAATTAGCGAACATCGCCCAGGTTTAGACCGGGTAACGCATCACGACACAGCAGCCGTTAATAGTGGCACCAGTTACTCAACACAAACCGATCGAGACGATCCTTCTGTAGTCATTGTTGACCGTCGTGACGAAGTACTTTAA
- a CDS encoding molybdenum cofactor biosynthesis protein MoaE — translation MTTTLNSAVKPRAEDSFAISFAPLSLEEIYAKSDDPANGAVVLMSGVVRNQTDGKPVIALEYQAYEPMALRVFYQIAADIRLSTSDVNRVVIHHRTGRLQVGEISVLVAVGCPHRSEAFEACQYAIDTLKHNAPIWKKEHWEDGSSRWVSIAACEQLGENCF, via the coding sequence ATGACAACTACACTTAACTCTGCTGTTAAACCAAGAGCCGAAGATAGTTTTGCCATTAGCTTTGCACCATTGTCTCTTGAAGAAATCTATGCCAAGTCTGACGATCCAGCCAACGGTGCTGTGGTTCTGATGAGTGGAGTAGTTCGCAATCAAACTGATGGTAAACCTGTGATTGCTCTAGAGTATCAAGCTTACGAACCTATGGCATTGCGGGTATTTTATCAAATAGCTGCTGATATTCGCTTATCTACCTCTGATGTGAATCGGGTAGTGATTCATCATCGCACCGGACGTTTGCAAGTTGGAGAAATTAGCGTTTTAGTAGCAGTGGGTTGTCCTCATCGGAGTGAGGCGTTTGAAGCTTGTCAATATGCTATTGATACCCTCAAACACAATGCACCTATATGGAAAAAAGAACATTGGGAAGATGGTTCTAGTCGTTGGGTGAGTATTGCTGCTTGCGAACAGTTAGGAGAAAATTGTTTTTAG
- a CDS encoding DUF2103 domain-containing protein, producing MGKPTADSLRATSQKAARLVWNHSTHLSGLIPILERLCQQDGIQTVTPGVISRSRGHCPKMQLRISVPIRGGYKVIARQGKTVQEVFILTPLAQSELEAALAIAMRS from the coding sequence ATGGGCAAACCCACCGCAGATTCACTCCGGGCGACTTCACAAAAAGCTGCCAGACTAGTTTGGAATCACTCGACACACCTTTCTGGTCTTATCCCAATTTTAGAACGTCTTTGTCAGCAAGATGGCATCCAAACTGTAACGCCAGGAGTAATTAGCCGATCGAGAGGTCATTGCCCAAAAATGCAACTGCGTATCTCAGTACCAATTCGCGGCGGCTATAAAGTAATTGCCCGGCAGGGAAAAACGGTACAAGAGGTGTTTATTTTGACCCCTTTGGCACAATCAGAACTGGAAGCAGCATTAGCGATCGCAATGAGGTCTTAA
- the clpS gene encoding ATP-dependent Clp protease adapter ClpS has product MFMIVSADVFGMATTPTIAPERSSQVIRKTYPNYKVIVLNDDFNTFQHVSECLMKYIPGMSGDRAWDLTNQVHYEGQAIVWVGPQEPAELYHQQLRRAGLTMAPLEAA; this is encoded by the coding sequence ATGTTTATGATAGTTTCAGCAGATGTTTTCGGGATGGCGACAACACCAACTATAGCTCCTGAACGCTCTAGTCAAGTTATCCGTAAGACTTATCCCAATTACAAAGTGATTGTATTAAACGATGATTTTAATACATTCCAACATGTGTCTGAATGTTTGATGAAATATATTCCGGGAATGAGTGGCGATCGCGCGTGGGATCTAACTAATCAGGTACACTATGAAGGTCAAGCGATCGTTTGGGTCGGCCCTCAAGAACCTGCGGAACTTTATCACCAGCAGCTGCGCCGAGCAGGTTTGACAATGGCACCTCTAGAAGCAGCTTAA
- a CDS encoding FAD-dependent oxidoreductase encodes MKHRHKVAYSLTSLIGLNLISTLVAFDSVYATPPRTPDKSVNCEILVVGGGLSGVATAYEGLLAGRTVCLTEITDWLGGQISSQGTSALDERPTQRSLKFYSRGYLELRNRIGRKYGKLNPGDCWVSESCFLPRDAHAILAQMLKDAEKQGKGKLQWFPNTVIKDLEIADDGKIINGAIAIQHQPPKGAPPLNTFTLSQSIEDSYSYENSSRFTKTIVRFLPKVGKGDAPKWYVVDASETGEIIALADVPYRLGIDARSYLEPSASSTNNDPYCPQGFTYTFAMEATKEPQPQTMPPFYSQYAPYFSYELTRLANFDLVFTYRRILSPNKGKPAKFGGISFDAPTPGDISMQNWTWGNDYRPGTAQDNLIYSRQQLQSTGQLNPGGWMGGLRTETLRKAEENAISFYYWLVAGTTDSQLGDGVKQQQSNNRFVSGLNSPMGTVHGLSKYPYMREGRRIIGRPSWGQPDGFGIWEIDISRRDYSDKYYSQTLPADMYRRLRAALAGLEAVSVIDGKVSPEKAMRRTRSTIFPDAVGIGHYAIDFHPCMVNSPPEAPGNTERPGERRGAGQAYPFQIALRAMIPQKIDNLLVGGKSIATSHIAAAAYRVHSFEWSSGAAAGTVASFAIKNAIAPYQLVDDLPKQEPQLEALKRLLQQNGNPTAFPDTSIFNENWDNWR; translated from the coding sequence ATGAAGCACAGACACAAAGTAGCTTATAGCTTAACATCGCTGATCGGTCTCAATTTAATATCTACCTTAGTTGCATTTGATTCCGTATACGCCACACCACCGAGAACCCCAGATAAAAGTGTCAACTGCGAGATTTTAGTTGTGGGTGGTGGACTATCTGGTGTAGCCACAGCTTACGAGGGGTTACTAGCAGGACGAACGGTTTGTTTGACGGAAATTACTGACTGGCTAGGAGGACAAATTTCTTCTCAAGGGACATCTGCGTTAGACGAACGCCCAACCCAGCGATCGCTCAAATTCTATTCTCGCGGCTATCTGGAATTGCGAAACCGCATTGGGCGCAAATATGGCAAACTTAACCCCGGTGATTGTTGGGTAAGTGAATCCTGCTTTCTTCCCCGCGATGCTCACGCCATTTTAGCCCAAATGCTCAAAGATGCCGAGAAGCAGGGTAAGGGAAAGTTGCAATGGTTTCCCAACACGGTAATTAAGGATTTGGAAATCGCTGATGATGGCAAAATAATTAATGGTGCGATCGCTATTCAACATCAACCACCCAAAGGCGCACCACCTCTTAATACCTTTACTTTATCTCAAAGTATTGAAGATTCTTATAGTTATGAAAACTCATCTCGGTTTACCAAAACTATTGTCCGTTTTCTTCCCAAGGTAGGGAAAGGGGATGCTCCTAAGTGGTACGTTGTAGATGCCAGCGAAACCGGAGAAATTATTGCACTAGCTGATGTCCCCTATAGATTAGGCATTGATGCCCGTTCCTACCTGGAACCCTCTGCTTCCAGCACCAACAACGATCCTTATTGCCCTCAAGGATTTACTTACACCTTTGCAATGGAGGCAACTAAGGAACCGCAACCACAGACGATGCCCCCATTTTATTCACAATATGCGCCATATTTTAGCTATGAATTAACGCGACTAGCTAACTTTGATTTAGTTTTCACCTATCGTCGCATTTTGAGTCCAAATAAAGGGAAACCAGCAAAATTCGGTGGTATAAGTTTTGATGCTCCTACACCAGGGGATATCTCGATGCAAAACTGGACTTGGGGTAACGACTATCGTCCTGGAACAGCCCAAGATAACCTGATTTACAGTCGCCAACAGTTACAAAGCACTGGACAGTTAAACCCAGGGGGCTGGATGGGAGGACTGCGGACAGAAACCCTCCGCAAAGCTGAGGAAAATGCCATCTCTTTCTATTATTGGTTGGTAGCTGGGACTACAGATTCTCAACTGGGGGATGGTGTGAAGCAGCAGCAAAGCAATAACCGTTTTGTTTCCGGGCTAAATTCTCCAATGGGGACAGTGCATGGCTTATCGAAATATCCTTATATGCGTGAAGGACGGCGCATCATTGGCCGCCCTAGTTGGGGACAACCTGATGGCTTTGGTATTTGGGAAATTGATATTTCTCGCCGAGATTACAGTGATAAATATTACTCCCAGACTCTGCCAGCAGATATGTATCGGAGGCTACGAGCAGCACTTGCAGGTTTGGAAGCTGTATCAGTAATTGATGGCAAAGTTTCACCAGAGAAAGCAATGCGACGGACTCGTTCTACCATTTTCCCCGACGCTGTGGGTATTGGTCACTACGCTATAGATTTCCATCCTTGCATGGTGAATAGTCCCCCAGAAGCCCCTGGTAATACAGAACGTCCAGGTGAAAGGCGGGGTGCGGGCCAAGCTTATCCCTTCCAAATTGCTCTCAGGGCTATGATTCCCCAGAAAATTGATAATTTATTAGTAGGAGGCAAAAGCATTGCTACTAGTCATATTGCTGCTGCTGCCTATCGAGTCCATTCCTTTGAATGGTCGTCTGGCGCTGCTGCGGGAACTGTTGCTAGTTTTGCAATCAAAAATGCGATCGCACCCTACCAACTAGTCGATGATTTACCCAAACAAGAGCCACAACTCGAAGCACTCAAACGGCTTTTGCAACAAAATGGCAACCCCACCGCCTTCCCTGATACATCCATTTTTAACGAAAACTGGGATAATTGGCGATAG
- a CDS encoding RNaseH domain-containing protein — protein MTHGFEYFDTGDYRALAVGTVENPLRVPTPEQIHELVIIWAQEWTKQFDGKGKADQVNSVCDRFLQNIAIIPTNWDWQPITPKTLIQNINAEKGLGYQAIPSFLATLLHEKKCVIRSGQREQEIQWRKVQGDGSGRTGLFLVSQAFPALYTDNYGNEREGYFVYRLDFRVQTQAGRFNQNGKLQPWIFLHLSCQRYAHKPLIETNYGRDISVLMGMNEERLSGYEVDSTLIRLTIENNGREDSNLWKFQLPNLLAAFKARSLETTDNILCNPARYGNLDNRSNWNRDEYYLVHAEGYKYEHENHKIGHSIKPGFSLQERGDIVAQVLELLNGVLISDNPMQSDIPAPSGQKTPLAMRDYEHISQPPSFTKQQKEKLTEKEIKQRVDNRRQERQTIIADAIERALQGKPIHIFLLWRERDTYDVTYQTLRDAFLLNEGEDFPEHVKVSSVWINDPNLLKPLDTAGLTTKDGQEFDKQIRKQHQIKLDAWRNFLKHEVIALIDPTTKPYCFAIIEIGQTKKKGVHPKQSIYRVVREACVLEKIGSQMVQTVKPKSSDKEDESTDTSPSYSKKTEGRILNAVLDLTLRQVGALYGLPSEVYEQAGIPKEIAQNLDVIALCRRKATQGQDNIHYALAVRLRANGAVDVLFPDRNNWIPYVQAGIELGQIFSRVRCDRNYKTVQLKGIELAKFAADVLTQAGDCPTLVLIEADVWRNERGEENGGQAWFQLKNEYLFANRDVLDFQHVPGHACIYPRDHNQLRNLLGIIRFRTGDETTQYITNRQTWDENSPTRDLMHLSGFYDTSIPELLHYFSIGRLPKTQKAQDTSTARELYMLDSQDDEYGVNIAFKHQQMLEMLPFFIRSDFQKTEESIKSLCRVPHYLRISPGWSMGNIHSPYPMHLGKQLIKDRLCILGVEV, from the coding sequence TTGACACATGGTTTTGAATACTTTGACACAGGCGATTATCGAGCATTAGCAGTGGGAACGGTTGAAAATCCGTTGCGAGTTCCAACTCCTGAGCAAATACATGAGTTAGTGATTATTTGGGCGCAGGAGTGGACAAAGCAATTTGATGGTAAGGGGAAAGCAGATCAGGTGAATAGTGTTTGCGATCGCTTCCTTCAAAACATTGCCATAATTCCTACTAATTGGGATTGGCAACCTATTACTCCAAAAACGCTTATTCAAAACATCAATGCTGAAAAAGGACTGGGATACCAAGCCATTCCTAGTTTCTTGGCAACATTGCTGCATGAGAAAAAATGTGTTATTCGCTCCGGGCAAAGAGAGCAAGAAATTCAGTGGCGCAAGGTACAAGGCGATGGCTCAGGTCGTACTGGACTATTCCTAGTCAGTCAAGCATTTCCGGCACTGTACACAGATAACTATGGCAACGAAAGGGAAGGTTATTTTGTCTATCGCTTAGATTTTCGCGTTCAGACTCAAGCAGGGCGATTCAACCAAAATGGCAAGCTTCAACCGTGGATTTTTTTGCATTTAAGTTGCCAACGATATGCTCATAAGCCATTAATTGAAACTAATTATGGTCGTGATATCTCTGTGCTGATGGGGATGAATGAGGAACGTCTATCTGGTTACGAAGTAGATTCAACTTTGATACGTCTTACCATTGAGAACAATGGAAGAGAAGATAGTAATCTGTGGAAATTTCAATTACCAAATCTGCTAGCTGCATTCAAAGCGCGTTCCCTTGAAACAACTGATAATATTCTTTGCAATCCTGCTAGATACGGTAATTTAGATAATCGTTCTAACTGGAATAGAGATGAATATTATTTAGTTCATGCTGAAGGATATAAATATGAACATGAAAACCATAAAATAGGACATAGTATTAAACCAGGATTTAGTTTACAAGAACGCGGTGATATTGTTGCTCAAGTGTTAGAGCTTCTAAACGGTGTTTTAATATCAGATAATCCAATGCAATCTGATATTCCTGCTCCATCTGGTCAAAAAACACCCTTGGCGATGCGTGATTACGAACATATTTCTCAACCTCCAAGTTTTACAAAACAACAAAAAGAAAAGCTGACTGAAAAAGAAATTAAGCAACGTGTAGATAACCGTCGTCAAGAAAGACAAACGATAATTGCTGATGCTATTGAGCGGGCGTTGCAAGGAAAACCCATACATATTTTTCTTCTGTGGCGCGAACGAGATACCTATGATGTAACTTACCAGACATTGCGTGATGCTTTCTTGCTCAATGAAGGAGAAGATTTTCCAGAGCATGTCAAAGTATCATCTGTGTGGATTAACGATCCAAATCTTTTGAAACCCCTCGACACAGCCGGACTTACAACTAAAGATGGTCAAGAGTTTGACAAACAGATTCGCAAGCAGCATCAAATAAAACTCGATGCATGGCGCAACTTTTTGAAACATGAGGTTATTGCTTTAATTGACCCTACTACTAAGCCTTACTGTTTTGCGATTATTGAAATTGGGCAAACAAAAAAAAAGGGAGTTCATCCCAAACAAAGCATTTATAGAGTAGTTCGTGAAGCTTGTGTGTTAGAAAAAATCGGTTCCCAAATGGTGCAAACAGTTAAACCAAAATCATCTGACAAAGAAGATGAAAGCACAGATACATCGCCATCTTACAGCAAGAAGACGGAAGGACGTATTCTGAATGCCGTACTGGATCTAACCCTACGCCAAGTTGGAGCACTCTATGGACTGCCCTCAGAAGTCTATGAACAGGCAGGAATACCCAAGGAAATTGCCCAAAACCTAGATGTAATTGCCCTTTGTCGCCGAAAAGCTACTCAAGGACAAGATAATATTCACTATGCCTTAGCTGTTCGTCTGCGGGCAAATGGTGCAGTTGATGTGTTATTTCCCGATCGCAACAATTGGATTCCTTATGTACAGGCGGGGATTGAACTGGGACAGATTTTCTCACGGGTACGGTGCGATCGCAATTACAAAACAGTTCAGTTAAAGGGAATCGAACTTGCAAAATTTGCGGCGGATGTACTAACACAAGCGGGCGATTGTCCTACTCTTGTCTTAATCGAAGCCGATGTATGGCGTAACGAGCGTGGTGAAGAAAACGGAGGTCAAGCTTGGTTTCAACTAAAAAATGAATATCTCTTTGCAAACCGGGATGTCTTGGACTTCCAACATGTTCCAGGTCATGCTTGTATATATCCTCGTGACCATAACCAACTTAGAAACCTGCTTGGAATAATTCGTTTCCGCACTGGCGATGAGACAACTCAATACATTACCAATCGACAAACTTGGGATGAGAATTCTCCAACACGAGACTTAATGCACTTAAGTGGTTTTTACGATACTTCTATACCTGAGTTGCTCCATTACTTCTCTATTGGAAGATTACCGAAAACACAGAAAGCCCAAGATACCTCAACAGCACGCGAACTCTATATGCTCGATTCTCAAGATGATGAATACGGTGTAAATATTGCATTCAAGCACCAGCAAATGTTAGAAATGCTTCCCTTCTTCATTCGTTCAGATTTCCAAAAAACAGAAGAAAGTATAAAATCACTTTGCCGAGTGCCACACTACTTACGAATCTCACCAGGGTGGTCTATGGGTAATATTCATTCACCATATCCAATGCATTTAGGTAAACAACTAATAAAGGATCGCTTATGCATCCTTGGTGTAGAAGTTTGA